CCTTTGATTCTTGCGTGCGCATGCACCCAAATTAACAGTAAAAATGGTATAAAATAACAATTCTGAATATTTTTGTAGCAAACATGATCGAGTCTTCTACCCACATGTATTTTTTTAGAAGGAATGGCATTCATGGTGTTCTCAACAAAAAGTCAAAATTGATGCTCTAAAAAAGGTCTTTTTGAAGCATTTTGGAGGTTCGGTTTTGTCTTCTTCGCCCATAGAGCAGTATGAATTTCATTTCGTCATGAAAATCCACATGTGAGTAGAACACTTCACTATGTTTGTTGTAAAAAAAGTTAGAATagttttttttaaagattttactGTTCAGTCAGGTGATGGGGAATGACGTCCACCATAGCATTGTTTATAATTGCATGGAGGGTGGCTGAAGGAGAGGGAAAAAAAGGGAAAATATGGGACCTGTTGCATCCTCGCTGATGTTGCTTATGATCTCATTTGTGTTGCAGCCTTCTTAAGTGTAGTTTCTATCTCTCCTCCGCATGGATACTTCTTGTTTATTTTGGTATTGTAATGGAGTCTTATGGAGTTTGGTTTATTTGGGATTTGCAAGGTCATCCCCCCTCCTTTTCTAGAGTAGATAGCTTTTGAGTCATAAAAGAGAGTTGCGTCTTTACTCTTGTGATTCTACCTTTGCTTTGCTGCTCGTTCCTGGTACTTTTTAGCTCTTATGGTAGGCTTTGGGTCTTAGTCTCGTGAACCTCTAATGGTTCTATTTCGGGAAACCCCTTTTGCTAAGAATAAGAATTGCATAGAGAAGTTTGGTGATCCAAATTTGTCGTAACGAATCAAAGGAAAACATTGTTTGCACGTCTACTCTTGCATCGCAAAAGGTTAGGCTCACTGGCAATGCCAAAAGGAGGTGCGCCAAAGAGTATTTGTGCAAGTAACACGATCTAAATTCGCAAAAAAATCCCTAGTTCACCACATTCCACCATATTTTCGTagtaacacaccaaatagagataaTGAGCCATGTGTAGAACTCGCGTTAAACTGTTAATACGACCTTGCAATTGCATATGCATATTTTTTTCCTCGTGACAACACATGGGTaccaactatatatatatatatatatatatatatatatatatagggaaaatccatcctaccacccggtggtagttaccccagatgtctcatatactagcatgtggtaatatatatactattttattattttaaatatgtttatatattatatctaagatatttcaaaacaagttacatgaaaaaattgcatatgagtccatagtttttgttatatttgtgaaatacgtacatatttgtacgtaaaaaagagcatactcaaaaaatggtacatactacataaaaatttgtatatatactacttaatcattattatatactacatactacacttacatactctcggtttcgacagatactacatacaacatacaaaacgcaagtggtggtaactaccactgcttgtaggaaacatttgtcctatacatatatatgtatatatatatatatatatatatataggacaaggaggcttgcccccggcctctgcatccgaaAGATGCATGCGGTCATATTATTAAAAAGTTCAAAGCAATACAAAGTCTTAGATTCATTACAGCTCGCCAACAGagcaaaaagaaaaataaaaactcatTGCCACAACCGGTAGGTATGATAAGACAAGATCCCTAGACTCCCATCTTATTATgagaccgtcatccaaaccggttgaatatagcccgtACTATCATCTCccactggttgcacccagtaaccaaaggcttccTGGAGTCCGTAGGAATGAGTAAGGACCGCGTACGGATCCATGTCGTAGCCTTGAAGATGACATGTAGTTGCCTCGACATCACGGCGCTTGGCTGCCCTCATGGCACGCCCTAACTGCAAGTCGTCCGCGTCTAGTTGCTCCCGGATCCGGTTGCTGACACGCCTGCCAGCCGACACCGGGTCCAAGATCCCACCAAAAGCGATAATCTCCTCAGCCGTCCTCTCTCGGGGTGTCTGATCCCCGAGTTTACACCCGCCCATCATGGTTGGCGAACAGACGGGGGACACGGCCGAAGTAGNNNNNNNNNNNNNNNNNNNNNNNNNNNNNNNNNNNNNNNNNNNNNNNNNNNNNNNNNNNNNNNNNNNNNNNNNNNNNNNNNNNNNNNNNNNNNNNNNNNNNNNNNNNNNNNNNNNNNNNNNNNNNNNNNNNNNNNNNNNNNNNNNNNNNNNNNNNNNNNNNNNNNNNNNNNNNNNNNNNNNNNNNNNNNNNNNNNNNNNNNNNNNNNNNNNNNNNNNNNNNNNNNNNNNNNNNNNNNNNNNNNNNNNNNNNNNNNNNNNNNNNNNNNNNNNNNNNNNNNNNNNNNNNNNNNNNNNNNNNNNNNNNNNNNNNNNNNNNNNNNNNNNNNNNNNNNNNNNNNNNNNNNNNNNNNNNNNNNNNNNNNNNNNNNNNNNNNNNNNNNNNNNNNNNNNNNNNNNNNNNNNNNNNNNNNNNNNNNNNNNNNNNNNNNNNNNNNNNNNNNNNNNNNNNNNNNNNNNNNNNNNNNNNNNNNNNNNNNNNNNNNNNNNNNNNNNNNNNNNNNNNNNNNNNNNNNNNNNNNNNNNNNNNNNNNNNNNNNNNNNNNNNNNNNNNNNNNNNNNNNNNNNNNNNNNNNNNNNNNNNNNNNNNNNNNNNNNNNNNNNNNNNNNNNNNNNNNNNNNNNNGGGTGCCTGCAGCTGAAGAGACGGAAGTGAGGGCCTCCTGCCCCTTCCTTTCCTCGTCCACGTCATCAGCGAAACGTGGCGGTACCACCAATGGCTTGGAGATCTCCCGGGCCGGTGGGTGTGCTGGCGGTGATATGCGAGCATCAAACATCATCGGCGATAACTCATGATTCGCCGGGTCATCCATCTCGACTCTGTGGTAGCAACTATATACAGTACAACATCCATTTAGATACACTCATTTCAACGACAGCTAaccccgaacggagggagtactcagtGGACGGTAGTCAGTACAACATAAGTGTACCTAAGAATTGTACAAGGAGCACGGATCGAACTATATGGAAATGCATGTCAGGTCACGCTCAGATGCAGAGGGGACGCCCGGACCGATCCAAGCAGCAGCAGGTAAACGATGAGTTCGATCAGGCTCCACGATGGTACGGTACACAGCGCAATAACGACGAGCCAACCTCTTTCCCTCGTCCCTATGGCTGGCCGGCTGGCTATATATCCGCACGACAAGGGAAGCCCCTTTGCTTAAGAAAAAAGCCTCGCTGCACCAACTCGATCGCCAAGTACAGGTTCTATCTCACTCGTCGATGCCGTCTTTCATCGACGGCCCCAGTCTCCGGTCGCTGCTCCGGCCGTCCACAAACGGGCGCCGGACCAAGACCCCAGACagcgccggtggcggcggcggcgacggcaaaggAGGCGGGCATGGAGGAGGGATCTTCAAGATGTTCAAGCTCATGCCGATGCTCTCGTCGGGGTGCAAGATGGTGGCGCTGCTGGGCCGGCACAACAGCAGGGCGCTCCTCGCCGACCACGCGACGACGGTGACGCTCTTCGGCCACCGGCGCGGCCGCGTCAGCCTGGCCATCCACGAGGACACCCGCGCGCCGCCGGTGTTCCTCATCGAGCTGCCCATGCTCACCAGCGCGCTGCACAAGGAGATCGCGTCCGGGGTGGTCAAGCTCGCGCTGGAGAGCGACACCCGCAGCGCGCGCCGCCGGCTCGTGGAGGAGTACGTGTGGGCCGTCTTCTGCAACGGCCGCAAGGCCGGCTACTCCATCCGCCGCAAGGACGCCTCCGACGACGAGCGCCACGTCATGCGCCTGCTCCGCGGCGTCTCCATGGGCGCCGGCGTGCTGCCGGCCGCGCCCGAGAAGGACGGCGGCGTGCCCGCGGGGCCCGACGGGGAGCTCACGTACGTGCGCGCCCGCGTCGAGCGCGTCGTCGGCTCCAAGGACTCCGAGGCGTTCTACATGATCAACCCCCACGAGGGTGGCGTTGGAGGCGAcggtggcggcgacgacgacggcagcGCACCGGAGCTGAGCATTTTCCTAGTGAGAATGAAGTGAACAAAGTAAAGAGATCAGTGCTTCGTCTTCCGTATAGTAGCAACTCCAATGCAGCGACCCAAACAGACGCTTATTTTGCTTCTCTTTCTGGATACCCTCAATCCCTCATGCGAGCAGGTCACATCAGTTTTCGGCGAAATTGGAATATACATAGAGAGATTATGTGTAATATAGCAAGTTTAATGTACATATCCATCCATGCTGGACAGTTACCTCTGCCCTTCTCAGTTGGGACGAGACTGAATTCCTGCTGCGAGTCGTTGACAGATCAGTTGCCTAGAAAGGTAAAAATACAACAGATCACAGCAAAAAATCAAATCAGTTTAGAACTTTAGATCTTAATTACCAATTGTTCTTGTTACAGAACCACTGCAGTATATCCTCACTGTAAGTACAAGAAACTTCAGAGTTCTAGCTTAGCTAGAGCGTGATTTTTCTCAgctttaagttattatatgcagcaACAACAGTTATAATAGTAAGTAGCTATCGATCAGCATCAATCCAGCATGGCAGTTGGCAGATGGATGCAAGCATCGCCCTTGGACAGGTTCTGGTCCTGAAACTGATCGAATGGCAATCATCTTCAGTGCTGCGTGTGGGGCGGTTCATCTTTCAAGATGCATGGCATGGGGCGACCTATGCGTCTAGTGTAGTCCATCCTCGCATCGCATGCAGGCTGGGCCACCATGCACGATCTGGATTAATGGGAATGTCCATGATGAACTACTGTTAGCGTTCGATTGGTGGTGAGAGGTGTACATCATTAACTTTCCAGCTCGCCTTCGTACCCTCCCAGCCTCTCTCTGTGGGCATGCACGCATCATCCGGCCATGAATCTCTTCACAAATGGAATCGGTTACGTGTGGTTGCTCCAAGTCCACAAGGCTTGAACAGAGGGTGAGCCAGCTTACGAGTGTGCACCGACGCCGGACGTCGATATCATTtagtatgtctagaggagggttAATAGACTACAAGCAAAACCTAGGAGATTTTTTCTTCTCAATTTTAAGTTATTGGCAAATTTTAAACTTAGCTAGCGGTTGTCTAAGACTTTCTACATTGCAAACCTACAAGAGTGAGGAGACAAAATTGAAACTTGCATAAATAAGAGGTAGGATTAGGAGATTGCAGACACAAGGAGGTTTGAAGAACATTTTCCCCGTGATACAAACAGTTGGTGCTATGCTACTCCATGTTGATGTAGACATCGAATCATGGAGGTTTAGGATCTCTACGCCTATTTCCGGGGAGCAACcattagtagaaaacagggcattggtCCTGATtcctaagggcctttagtcccgcttctacaaccgggactaaaagccccCACTTATAGTCCCGGTTGTGTTACGAACCGGGACTtaaggagctccacgtggccgctggcgGGCGTCTAGACAGGaggatctttagtcccggttggtaacaaagGCAACCACGCGTCAGCACCTACCAAGCGCTGTGTTTATTTTTTGAAATGAGGGGTTTAGGATTTTGGAgggtttaggggtttcatattgtgtttcccccttttctttttgtgtttaccaTTCAATTCTTTTACATTAGGGTTTTCGTTTTTATTTTAGGTTTTCCATTCAACTCGACGCTAGCTACTACATATAGCAATGAAGGAACCATTACACAAATCGCCATgaatatagagagaagtgacctctctttcttcatgcttggtcgaacaacaagttttcatatatctATTCGACGCTACTACGTATagtacatgttcatgcatatatACAATGTAACATCTCTTACGATCCATAATATCTAATTACCAACATTCACTACCAATTCTCGATGGTATTCTCCGGTTTTAGCTATGATCTCTTAAAGaatcccaccaattcctcttgaattgcttgtatgcGAGCCTTTGGTAGGAGTTCGCCCCGCTTCCATTCGATCTAATCTAAAGAAGGGGATTAATATATATACTCAACACAATTGATATAATAAAATAATTTTGTGaatattgtttacgtacttcaAGTTTTTCCAAAAATCTGCCCGTCTCAGAGGTCGTCTGGCTAATGAACTCGCAAGCGTAGTATCCACATAAGTTATTCCCGGATCCCTGCCTCGAGCACTTTACGAGAATAGTGTTCATTTAAAATAATAATCAAGCATGATAGTGGTATTGAAACTACAATCAAAGAGATGCTCGGACCTAGCTAGTACTGCTTACACTGAGTTGTTGAAATCACAGCTCCTCTCTCCATTCACCCCTAGTTTTCTTTtggtgaactctttccaaaccctgcccgacaaagaaaatgaataaagaagttattaattacttgatatcaggaaatgaacgaaaATTGCAGATATAGTGCGATAATAATTGAATTTACCTCTGGAGCATTTTTCTCAGGTCCGCCCACATCTCCATGTCTTTACATAACGAGTCCATAAGAAGTACTTTTCCTGCGTCAAGCTGAATGACTAGCAAAAtaaagtggaacctgcgcacgcataactcatcaattacacttAACATCGAGTAAGCGAAACAGAATGGTGTGTACAAGATAGTATaatactcactggaagttgtaaggaaatagTATTTCCCTTTTGGTTTGTTGTTGAATTAACGCCCTTAGCAagatcttctctgcatccttggcgTTCCATTTTACCGTAGTTTCATGAATAGTATTTGGGTTAATGAATCCAATGTCCTAGATTTGTCCTCTTTTGCATTCGGGGATCTTATACATGCAATGAACGGGTTGAGCTAGAGAACTAATTACAGAAATGATacttacaaacaatagcaactgacgacagATTTGTCGatggcgtcttgattgtataactgaaataattCTTCAAGTTGAACTTAAATCTCCTCGTCTCCATTGAAGTAATCCTCATCTTTAACCCCCGCAATGATATAGTCGGCCCCTTGCCTTTGAGGCTTCCAAGTACCAGTCatgcaatctttgcatcatcgttggtAGATGCGGGAGATCCTCAGCTCTGACAAGAGGCTTCCCATGCTCGAATCTAAAGGCTAACTCAGCCATTTCGAACTGTACCTCATCACCTAAGTAATCACCAAGAGTGAAACCAGGATCAGCGACCGCTACCCCCGGATCATTAGCAATATCGGcaaacaccttgagcggggggcacgattggtttttctgttcgccgagctggggaattgtttTCCCCTTGTACTACTGCTAGTACTTCCCGAACGCTGCCGTGGATCTCTATATGACATTACAATAGAGCAGTCATAGTCTGATAGCAGCGGAGGCGGCGGTGGTTTCGTAATGTTTTTCAGACAGCGCCTCGCTTTTACCGGATCTATTTTCTCCTATTGCTTGCGCCGTTTCTGCGCAAGCTGGCGTTTCACGTTGGCAGCCACAAACTCCTTGGTTTCCTCCTCAGTCATGTCGTATGCTAACTTGGCAGGAGCCTTCTTGACGCTACATGCTCTGGATTTCTTTGTTGTTGTACTACTAGCCACCGGAGCGGCGGCGGATCTCTTCCGCCGGtgctgaggcggcggaggaggtggaGTCATCTAACGCAGCAGATTCTGCTGAGGGCCCTTCTCTGGCGAAGTTCGCTGACGCGGCGGAGAC
Above is a window of Triticum dicoccoides isolate Atlit2015 ecotype Zavitan chromosome 5B, WEW_v2.0, whole genome shotgun sequence DNA encoding:
- the LOC119310225 gene encoding protein MIZU-KUSSEI 1-like — encoded protein: MPSFIDGPSLRSLLRPSTNGRRTKTPDSAGGGGGDGKGGGHGGGIFKMFKLMPMLSSGCKMVALLGRHNSRALLADHATTVTLFGHRRGRVSLAIHEDTRAPPVFLIELPMLTSALHKEIASGVVKLALESDTRSARRRLVEEYVWAVFCNGRKAGYSIRRKDASDDERHVMRLLRGVSMGAGVLPAAPEKDGGVPAGPDGELTYVRARVERVVGSKDSEAFYMINPHEGGVGGDGGGDDDGSAPELSIFLVRMK